The Deinococcus metalli genome includes a window with the following:
- the urtD gene encoding urea ABC transporter ATP-binding protein UrtD, producing the protein MPSEPTAETLLDVRDITVSFDGFKAITNLSLQVPRGSLRVLIGPNGAGKSTLLDTIIGKVRPERGEVRFGGQVISRLPEHRIAGLGICRKFQAPGVLEGLTVRENLLLTARRNKGVLGILKAPSAAEHARADELLRLTGLTARADIPAGSLAHGEKQWLEIGMVVAADPELLLLDEPTAGMTAQETAQTAALIHTLAGRHTVLVIDHDMHFVELLKAPITVLHQGQVFREGNLETLRADPEVMEIYLGRPKEAV; encoded by the coding sequence ATGCCGTCTGAGCCGACTGCCGAGACCCTGCTGGACGTGCGCGACATCACCGTGTCCTTCGACGGCTTCAAGGCCATCACCAACCTCAGTCTGCAGGTGCCGCGCGGCAGCCTGCGCGTGCTGATCGGCCCCAACGGCGCGGGCAAGAGCACGCTGCTCGACACCATCATCGGCAAGGTCCGCCCTGAGCGAGGTGAGGTCCGCTTCGGCGGGCAGGTCATCTCGCGGCTGCCGGAGCACCGTATCGCGGGCCTGGGCATCTGCCGCAAGTTCCAGGCGCCGGGCGTGCTGGAGGGCCTGACCGTGCGCGAGAACCTGCTGCTGACGGCCAGACGGAACAAGGGCGTGCTGGGCATCCTGAAGGCCCCCAGCGCCGCCGAGCACGCCCGCGCCGACGAACTGCTGCGCCTGACCGGCCTGACTGCCCGCGCCGACATCCCGGCCGGGTCGCTCGCGCACGGGGAAAAGCAGTGGCTGGAGATCGGCATGGTGGTCGCCGCCGATCCCGAACTGCTGCTGCTGGACGAACCCACCGCCGGCATGACCGCGCAGGAGACCGCACAGACCGCCGCGCTGATCCACACCCTCGCCGGCCGGCACACCGTGCTGGTGATCGACCACGACATGCACTTCGTGGAACTGCTCAAGGCGCCGATCACGGTGCTGCACCAGGGCCAGGTCTTCCGCGAGGGCAATCTGGAAACCCTGCGCGCCGACCCGGAGGTCATGGAGATCTACCTGGGCCGTCCGAAGGAGGCGGTGTGA
- the urtE gene encoding urea ABC transporter ATP-binding subunit UrtE has translation MLKLENVTAAYGQSPVLFGIDLEVRDAEAVTLIGRNGVGKTTLLRAITGLHPLTGGAVRLNGAQVEREAAFTRARQGLAYVPQGRGLFGHLTVEENLRMGLPALSGRAAATRAVPDLVYDLFPICRDMGSRKAGNLSGGQQQQVAIGRALVTQPRYLLLDEPTEGIQPSIVQEIEAALTRIRTELRVAVLLVEQYLDFAWSFADRYYVMQKGRVVETGQTADTPTHAVQRYLGV, from the coding sequence ATGCTGAAACTGGAGAATGTCACCGCCGCGTACGGGCAGAGCCCGGTGCTGTTCGGCATCGACCTGGAGGTGCGCGACGCCGAGGCGGTCACGCTGATCGGGCGCAACGGGGTGGGCAAGACCACGCTGCTGCGCGCCATCACCGGCCTGCACCCGCTGACCGGCGGGGCCGTGCGGCTGAACGGCGCCCAGGTCGAGCGCGAGGCGGCCTTCACGCGCGCGCGCCAGGGCCTGGCGTACGTGCCGCAGGGCCGCGGCCTGTTCGGTCACCTGACGGTCGAGGAGAACCTGCGGATGGGCTTGCCCGCCCTGTCGGGCCGCGCCGCCGCCACGCGGGCGGTGCCGGACCTCGTGTACGACCTCTTCCCTATCTGCCGCGACATGGGCAGCCGCAAGGCCGGGAACCTGTCCGGCGGGCAGCAGCAGCAGGTCGCCATCGGCCGGGCTCTGGTCACGCAGCCGCGCTACCTGCTGCTGGATGAACCCACCGAGGGCATCCAGCCCAGCATCGTGCAGGAGATCGAGGCGGCCCTGACGCGCATCCGCACGGAACTGCGCGTGGCAGTGCTGCTGGTCGAGCAGTACTTGGACTTCGCGTGGTCGTTCGCCGACCGCTACTACGTCATGCAGAAGGGCCGCGTCGTCGAGACCGGCCAGACCGCCGACACCCCCACCCACGCCGTCCAGCGCTACCTGGGCGTGTGA
- a CDS encoding carbohydrate ABC transporter permease, translated as MTALPRDPRGQSARDRRNTALLHVILIPLALVFLAPLWMMLVFSTHPETAIFSPAPPLWFGGSFGENFRGLQADTNFLRALLNSVVIASVYTVLSMLLTSMGGFAFAKYDFRGKNVLFGIIVATLTIPAFVTIIPQFILVARDLKMSNTIQAVILPSLANTIGIFYMRQAFLTVPTDLLHAARIDGAGEFRIFWQVALPVVRPALAALAILLFLASWNDYLWPLIVLTQKDSYTMPVALGTLVGLTRVSWGGIMVGTAIATVPFLALFLALQRHFVAGIAGGAVKD; from the coding sequence GTGACCGCCCTGCCGCGTGATCCGCGCGGGCAGTCGGCGCGTGACCGCCGCAACACCGCCCTGCTGCACGTCATCCTGATTCCGCTGGCGCTGGTGTTTCTGGCCCCGCTGTGGATGATGCTGGTGTTCAGCACCCACCCGGAGACCGCGATCTTCAGCCCGGCGCCGCCGCTGTGGTTCGGCGGCAGCTTCGGCGAGAACTTCCGGGGCCTGCAGGCCGACACGAACTTCCTGCGCGCGCTGCTGAACTCGGTCGTGATCGCCAGCGTGTACACCGTGCTGAGCATGCTGCTGACCAGCATGGGCGGCTTCGCGTTCGCCAAGTACGATTTCCGGGGCAAGAACGTGCTGTTCGGCATCATCGTCGCCACGCTGACCATTCCGGCCTTCGTGACGATCATCCCGCAGTTCATCCTGGTCGCCCGTGACCTGAAGATGAGCAACACCATCCAGGCGGTGATTCTGCCCTCGCTGGCGAACACCATCGGCATCTTCTACATGCGTCAGGCCTTCCTGACCGTGCCGACCGACCTGCTGCACGCGGCGCGCATCGACGGCGCGGGCGAGTTCCGCATCTTCTGGCAGGTCGCGCTGCCGGTCGTGCGCCCGGCCCTGGCGGCGCTGGCGATCCTGCTGTTCCTGGCGTCGTGGAACGACTACCTGTGGCCGCTGATCGTCCTGACGCAGAAGGACTCCTACACCATGCCGGTCGCGCTGGGCACGCTGGTGGGCCTGACGCGCGTGTCGTGGGGCGGCATCATGGTCGGTACCGCGATCGCCACCGTGCCGTTCCTGGCGCTGTTCCTGGCGCTGCAACGCCACTTCGTGGCCGGGATCGCCGGCGGGGCGGTGAAGGACTGA
- a CDS encoding ABC transporter ATP-binding protein produces MTAAEPLAIDLRGVAMRYGGSGGTLAARDVTLSVRRGEFVAIVGPSGCGKSTLLRLVAGLMPPAAGTALISGAAPRATGNTGIAFQNPSLLLWRTVLQNVLLPLEVSPQHKAAYRRDPAPFVARAKRLLAAVGLGDFLDKHPWELSGGMQQRVNLVRSLIHAPAFLLLDEPFSALDAFTREELWLALQALWMGARPTVILVTHDLREATLLADTVYVMSPRPGTFTAQHDVTFARPRTLEDTFTPAFIDVVHELRAKVGGLRSPIRAEELMEAVS; encoded by the coding sequence GTGACGGCGGCCGAGCCGCTGGCCATCGACCTGCGCGGCGTGGCCATGCGCTACGGCGGTTCCGGCGGCACGCTGGCCGCGCGGGACGTGACCCTGAGCGTGCGCCGGGGCGAGTTCGTGGCGATCGTGGGGCCGTCCGGCTGTGGCAAGAGCACGCTGCTGCGGCTGGTGGCGGGCCTGATGCCGCCGGCGGCCGGCACGGCGCTGATCTCCGGCGCGGCCCCGAGGGCGACCGGAAACACCGGCATCGCGTTCCAGAATCCCAGCCTGCTGCTGTGGCGCACGGTCCTCCAGAACGTGCTGCTGCCGCTGGAGGTCTCGCCGCAGCACAAGGCCGCGTACCGCCGCGACCCCGCGCCCTTTGTGGCCCGCGCTAAGCGGCTGCTGGCCGCGGTGGGCCTGGGAGACTTTCTGGACAAGCACCCGTGGGAGCTGTCGGGCGGCATGCAGCAGCGCGTGAACCTGGTGCGCTCGCTGATCCACGCGCCCGCGTTCCTGCTGCTGGACGAACCCTTCAGCGCGCTGGACGCCTTCACGCGCGAGGAGCTGTGGCTGGCCCTCCAGGCGCTGTGGATGGGCGCGCGGCCCACCGTGATCCTGGTGACGCACGACCTGCGCGAGGCGACCCTGCTGGCCGACACGGTGTACGTGATGAGCCCGCGCCCCGGCACCTTCACCGCGCAGCACGACGTGACCTTTGCCCGGCCGCGCACGCTGGAGGACACCTTCACGCCCGCGTTCATCGACGTGGTGCATGAACTCCGCGCGAAGGTCGGCGGCCTGCGCTCGCCCATCCGCGCGGAGGAACTCATGGAGGCCGTGTCATGA
- the urtC gene encoding urea ABC transporter permease subunit UrtC yields the protein MTPGVQSGPVPGAGRARVPAVVLATGAVLVALAFAPLYLGAYPLALLGRVLALSIAAIGVSVVWGRTGILSLGQGLFFGLGGYALAMHLKLTATPKGELPDFMVYNGVEKLPWFWAPFASAPFALAMVLVLPAAAAGLVAWLMFRRRITGVYVSIITQALLLAFVTWLNGSQGLTSGTNGITDYQRFLGIDLRGPNVAHGLYWLTLLVVAAALGGTAWLLRTPFGQVLTAIRDNENRTRFLGFNPAAFKIAAFMLGGLLAGVSGALYTVHLGTISPAMIGVAFSIELVVWVALGGRASLVGAAGGLVLGQLAKDRISSAAPDAWLYVMGALFVLVVLVMPQGVAGVIARRRAPAPSVPASSPVTREVSDAV from the coding sequence ATGACCCCCGGCGTGCAGAGCGGCCCAGTGCCGGGTGCTGGCCGCGCGCGGGTGCCGGCCGTGGTGCTCGCCACCGGCGCCGTGCTGGTGGCGCTGGCGTTCGCGCCGCTGTACCTGGGCGCGTACCCGCTGGCGCTGCTGGGGCGCGTGCTGGCGCTGTCCATCGCGGCCATCGGCGTGAGCGTCGTGTGGGGCCGCACCGGCATCCTGAGCCTGGGGCAGGGCCTGTTCTTCGGGCTGGGCGGCTACGCGCTGGCGATGCACCTGAAGCTCACGGCCACCCCGAAGGGCGAGCTGCCGGATTTCATGGTGTACAACGGTGTGGAAAAGCTGCCGTGGTTCTGGGCGCCGTTCGCCAGCGCGCCCTTCGCGCTCGCGATGGTGCTGGTGCTGCCGGCGGCGGCGGCCGGGCTGGTCGCGTGGCTGATGTTTCGCCGCCGGATCACCGGCGTGTACGTGAGCATCATCACCCAGGCGCTGCTGCTGGCGTTCGTGACGTGGCTCAACGGCTCGCAGGGACTGACCTCCGGCACGAACGGCATCACGGACTACCAGCGTTTCCTGGGCATCGACCTGCGCGGCCCGAACGTGGCGCACGGCCTGTACTGGCTCACGCTGCTGGTCGTGGCCGCCGCGCTGGGCGGCACGGCGTGGCTGCTGCGTACGCCCTTCGGGCAGGTGCTGACGGCCATCCGCGACAACGAGAACCGCACGCGCTTCCTGGGCTTCAACCCGGCGGCGTTCAAGATCGCGGCGTTCATGCTGGGCGGCCTGCTGGCGGGCGTGTCCGGCGCGCTGTACACGGTGCACCTGGGCACCATCTCACCGGCGATGATCGGCGTGGCCTTCAGCATCGAACTGGTGGTGTGGGTGGCGCTGGGCGGCCGGGCCAGCCTGGTCGGCGCGGCGGGCGGCCTGGTGCTGGGCCAGCTTGCCAAGGACCGCATCTCCAGCGCCGCGCCGGACGCGTGGCTGTACGTCATGGGCGCGCTGTTCGTGCTGGTGGTGCTGGTGATGCCGCAGGGTGTGGCCGGAGTGATCGCGCGCCGCCGGGCGCCCGCGCCGTCCGTCCCGGCCTCCAGTCCCGTGACCCGTGAGGTGAGCGATGCCGTCTGA
- a CDS encoding dihydrofolate reductase, whose translation MSPRVIFVVAMTHPGRVIGRDGGLPWRLPADLAHFKRLTLGKPVIMGRKVYDSIGRPLPERTNIVLTRNPAFSAPGCEVVHDPRAALDAAGDVPEVMVIGGEEIYRVYLPDVSVVELTLVHADIPGDTSFPELPGAWHEAARRERPADDRNPYDLSFLRLERV comes from the coding sequence GTGAGCCCACGCGTTATTTTCGTCGTCGCCATGACGCATCCAGGGCGCGTGATCGGCCGGGACGGCGGTCTGCCGTGGCGCCTTCCGGCCGATCTGGCGCACTTCAAGCGGCTCACGCTGGGGAAACCCGTGATCATGGGCCGCAAGGTGTACGACTCCATCGGCCGGCCGCTGCCGGAGCGCACGAACATCGTCCTGACGAGAAATCCGGCGTTCAGCGCTCCCGGCTGCGAGGTCGTCCACGACCCGCGGGCGGCGCTAGACGCGGCCGGTGATGTGCCGGAGGTCATGGTAATCGGCGGAGAGGAGATCTACCGCGTGTACCTGCCCGACGTGTCTGTGGTCGAGTTGACGCTGGTGCACGCGGACATCCCGGGCGACACCTCTTTCCCCGAGCTGCCCGGGGCGTGGCACGAGGCCGCGCGGCGCGAGCGTCCGGCCGACGACCGCAATCCGTACGACCTCTCCTTCCTCCGACTGGAACGGGTCTAG
- a CDS encoding beta-galactosidase, with protein sequence MAPVPNVPHVIYGADYNPEQWPPEVWREDVALMQEAGVNLVSLGIFSWALLECAPGEFDFAWLDEVMDLLHAGGIGVNLATATASPPPWLATRYPDSRPVTVDGVRLEIGGRQAYCPSHQGFRDHVAALVRAVAQRYGTHPAVQLWHVNNEYGCHVDQCYCELCAGKFREWLRAKYSTLDALNAAWGTAFWSQHYGEWTQIQPPRRAPTYANPTQQLDWRRFSSDNILELYALETGILRDLTPDIPVTTNFLGFLPGLDYFTWAKHEDVASLDAYPDPHGAFPHLEAGMQFDLTRSLRRGQRWILMEEATSAVNWRAVNGPKPPGLARLLNHQALAHGANGIMYFQWRASRAGAEKYHSALVQHPGPQRSRVWREVVAFGEELRTLTPLLQASVPTRVGLVFDWNSWWALELDSKPARLPLMPLVQAWYAALRRLGQTVDFVHPASDLSGYDLLVMPNSYLLSGAAAANVRSYVQGGGHVVTGFFSGIVDEHEHVGLGGYPAALRDVLGVWVEEWVPLRPAETTPVRFAGQDAPVPATTWAEVVHLDGAEVLATFEDGYYGGGPAITRHAAGSGQTTYVATHLPEDALLHVLRGTLTDAGIPHATLPAFLDVTLSETPDGAVLHLLNADPTQSLHVTVPGATVMLDGSPVGTPVVLEPYGVRLVRVPAGFTVADLDIRTPDGT encoded by the coding sequence ATGGCGCCGGTTCCGAACGTGCCGCACGTGATCTACGGTGCGGACTACAACCCCGAGCAGTGGCCGCCCGAGGTGTGGCGCGAGGACGTCGCGCTGATGCAGGAAGCCGGCGTGAACCTCGTGTCGCTGGGGATCTTCTCGTGGGCGCTGCTGGAGTGCGCGCCCGGCGAGTTCGACTTCGCATGGCTCGACGAGGTGATGGACCTGCTGCACGCGGGCGGCATCGGCGTGAACCTGGCCACCGCGACCGCGTCGCCCCCGCCGTGGCTGGCCACCCGGTATCCGGACTCGCGCCCCGTCACGGTGGACGGCGTGCGCCTGGAGATCGGCGGGCGTCAGGCCTACTGCCCCAGCCACCAGGGCTTCCGTGATCACGTGGCCGCGCTGGTGCGCGCGGTGGCGCAGCGCTACGGCACCCACCCGGCCGTGCAGCTGTGGCACGTGAACAACGAGTACGGCTGCCACGTCGATCAGTGTTACTGCGAACTGTGCGCTGGCAAGTTCCGCGAGTGGCTGCGCGCGAAGTACAGCACGCTGGACGCCCTGAACGCCGCGTGGGGCACGGCGTTCTGGAGCCAGCACTACGGCGAGTGGACGCAGATCCAGCCGCCGCGCCGCGCCCCCACCTACGCCAACCCCACCCAGCAGCTCGACTGGCGGCGCTTCTCCAGCGACAACATCCTGGAGCTGTATGCCCTGGAAACCGGCATCCTGCGCGACCTCACGCCGGACATTCCCGTCACCACCAACTTCCTCGGCTTCCTGCCGGGCCTGGACTATTTCACGTGGGCCAAGCACGAGGACGTCGCGTCGCTCGACGCGTACCCCGATCCGCACGGCGCGTTCCCGCACCTGGAAGCCGGCATGCAGTTCGACCTCACCCGCTCGCTGCGGCGTGGTCAGCGCTGGATCCTGATGGAGGAGGCGACCAGCGCCGTGAACTGGCGCGCCGTGAACGGCCCCAAGCCGCCGGGACTGGCGCGGCTGCTCAACCACCAGGCCCTGGCGCACGGGGCTAACGGGATCATGTACTTCCAGTGGCGGGCGTCGCGCGCCGGGGCCGAGAAGTACCACAGCGCCCTGGTGCAGCACCCCGGCCCGCAGCGGTCGCGGGTGTGGCGCGAGGTCGTGGCCTTCGGTGAGGAACTCCGCACGCTGACGCCGCTGCTCCAGGCCAGCGTGCCGACCCGTGTGGGCCTCGTGTTCGACTGGAACAGCTGGTGGGCGCTGGAGCTGGACAGCAAGCCCGCCCGCCTGCCCCTGATGCCGCTGGTGCAGGCGTGGTACGCCGCGCTGCGCCGGCTCGGGCAGACCGTGGACTTCGTGCACCCGGCGTCAGACCTGAGCGGCTACGACCTGCTCGTCATGCCGAACTCGTACCTGCTGTCCGGGGCCGCCGCCGCGAACGTCCGGTCGTACGTCCAGGGCGGCGGGCATGTGGTGACCGGCTTCTTCAGCGGGATCGTGGACGAGCACGAGCACGTCGGGCTGGGCGGGTATCCCGCGGCGCTGCGCGACGTGCTGGGCGTGTGGGTCGAGGAATGGGTCCCCCTGCGGCCCGCCGAGACCACGCCCGTGCGCTTCGCCGGGCAGGACGCGCCCGTGCCGGCGACCACGTGGGCCGAGGTCGTTCACCTCGACGGCGCGGAGGTGCTCGCCACCTTCGAGGACGGCTACTACGGGGGTGGCCCGGCCATCACCCGCCACGCCGCCGGGTCCGGGCAGACCACCTACGTCGCCACGCACCTGCCCGAGGACGCTCTCCTGCACGTGCTGCGCGGCACACTGACGGACGCCGGGATTCCGCACGCCACGCTGCCCGCTTTCTTGGACGTGACGCTGTCCGAGACGCCGGACGGCGCGGTCCTGCACCTGCTGAACGCCGATCCTACACAGTCGCTGCACGTGACGGTGCCCGGCGCGACGGTCATGCTGGACGGCTCGCCCGTGGGGACTCCGGTCGTGCTGGAACCGTACGGCGTGCGGCTGGTGCGGGTGCCGGCCGGCTTCACGGTGGCTGATCTGGACATTCGGACGCCTGACGGCACCTGA
- the urtB gene encoding urea ABC transporter permease subunit UrtB → MDLTFLSGQLFTGLSVASILLLAALGLALSFGLMRVINMAHGEFLMAGGYLTYLAAQWAGPNFLWLAFPLAFVGAGLLGAVMEFTVIRRLYGRPLDTLLATFGISLILQQAARQLFGSTGVPVTAPAWLSGALNVGDVTLPYVRLFVIALALIVLGAMWWLLNRSRFGMHVRAVNQNREMAAALGVNTRALDLLVFALGAGIAGVAGVGLALIAPVNPTVGAAYIVNAFLVVVVGGVGSVLGGAVAAVLLGFITALAEGLTSVSLAQAILLVVVVAFLQWKPRGLFPTQSRALEDA, encoded by the coding sequence ATGGACCTCACGTTTCTATCCGGTCAGCTGTTCACGGGCCTGTCGGTCGCGTCGATCCTGCTGCTCGCCGCCCTGGGCCTGGCGCTGAGCTTCGGGCTGATGCGCGTGATCAACATGGCGCACGGCGAGTTCCTGATGGCCGGCGGCTACCTGACGTACCTGGCGGCGCAGTGGGCCGGGCCGAACTTCCTGTGGCTCGCGTTTCCGCTGGCGTTCGTGGGCGCGGGCCTGCTGGGCGCGGTCATGGAATTCACGGTGATCCGCCGCCTGTACGGCCGCCCGCTGGACACTCTGCTGGCGACCTTCGGGATCAGCCTGATCCTTCAGCAGGCGGCCCGGCAGCTGTTCGGGAGCACCGGCGTGCCCGTCACGGCCCCGGCGTGGCTCTCGGGCGCGCTGAACGTGGGGGACGTGACCCTGCCGTACGTGCGCCTGTTCGTGATCGCGCTCGCGCTGATCGTGCTGGGCGCGATGTGGTGGCTGCTGAACCGCAGCCGGTTTGGCATGCACGTGCGCGCCGTGAACCAGAACCGCGAGATGGCCGCCGCGCTGGGCGTGAACACCCGCGCGCTCGACCTGCTGGTGTTCGCGCTGGGCGCGGGCATCGCGGGCGTGGCCGGGGTGGGCCTGGCGCTGATCGCGCCGGTGAATCCCACGGTGGGCGCGGCGTACATCGTGAACGCCTTCCTGGTCGTGGTGGTGGGCGGCGTGGGCAGCGTGCTGGGCGGCGCGGTGGCCGCCGTGCTGCTGGGCTTCATCACCGCCCTCGCCGAGGGCCTGACCAGCGTGAGCCTCGCTCAGGCCATCTTGCTGGTGGTCGTCGTGGCGTTCTTGCAGTGGAAACCGCGCGGTCTGTTCCCGACACAGTCGCGGGCCCTGGAGGACGCATGA
- a CDS encoding ABC transporter substrate-binding protein has product MTVKTLSATLALTLCSLAAAQGTPVRFTLDWAFEGPGSPYLLALDRGYFAKQGLNVSIDRGFGSGDAVTKIASGTYDMGFGDINAMMEFNARNPAQKLVAVYMVYNAPPHSILVLKSSGIKTPKDLEGKTLAAPVGDASRRLFPAFAEANGIDASKVKWVSVDGGLREPMLARKQADGIAGFTFTSLLSLGQLGVKPEDVTVFPYAQSISGLYGNAILVRADWAKKNPEVVRGMLLAINQGLKDAIKDPAAAIASLQKKNALINPALETERLKMALSGSVLTKDTRALGLGLVRPDRLKSSITVVQTAFDLPRILTPTNVFDTSYLPPAAERKVK; this is encoded by the coding sequence ATGACCGTCAAGACCCTGAGCGCCACCCTCGCCCTGACCCTCTGCTCCCTCGCCGCCGCGCAGGGCACCCCCGTGCGCTTCACGCTCGACTGGGCCTTCGAGGGGCCCGGCTCGCCGTACCTGCTCGCGCTCGACCGGGGGTACTTCGCCAAGCAGGGCCTGAACGTGAGTATCGACCGCGGCTTCGGCTCCGGGGACGCGGTGACGAAGATTGCCAGCGGCACCTACGACATGGGCTTCGGCGACATCAACGCCATGATGGAGTTCAACGCCCGCAACCCCGCGCAGAAGCTGGTGGCGGTGTATATGGTGTACAACGCGCCGCCCCACTCGATCCTGGTCCTGAAGAGCAGCGGCATCAAGACGCCCAAGGACCTGGAGGGCAAGACGCTGGCCGCGCCGGTCGGGGACGCGTCGCGCCGGCTGTTCCCGGCCTTCGCGGAGGCCAACGGCATCGACGCCAGCAAGGTGAAGTGGGTCAGCGTGGACGGCGGCCTGCGCGAGCCGATGCTGGCACGCAAACAGGCCGACGGCATCGCCGGGTTCACGTTCACGTCCCTGCTGAGCCTGGGACAGCTGGGCGTGAAGCCCGAGGACGTGACGGTGTTCCCGTACGCGCAGAGCATCAGCGGCCTGTACGGCAACGCGATCCTGGTGCGCGCCGACTGGGCGAAGAAGAACCCGGAGGTGGTCCGGGGCATGCTGCTCGCCATCAACCAGGGCCTCAAGGACGCGATCAAGGACCCGGCGGCGGCCATCGCGTCGCTCCAGAAGAAGAACGCGCTCATCAACCCCGCGCTGGAGACCGAGCGGCTGAAGATGGCCCTGAGCGGCAGCGTGCTCACCAAGGACACGCGGGCGCTGGGCCTGGGGCTGGTGCGCCCGGACCGCCTGAAGTCGAGCATCACGGTGGTGCAGACGGCCTTCGACCTGCCCAGGATCCTCACGCCCACGAACGTCTTCGACACGTCGTACCTGCCCCCGGCGGCGGAACGGAAGGTGAAGTGA
- a CDS encoding ABC transporter permease yields MSLETGTPGVAPVPLAASGAVLGRLRPLVPPTVAILAFFAVWELACRLLKIPPFILPTPSASVAAVVQFAPAVAGHAVQTLVTTLIGFALSVVLGVALGALVGLNRTAYQALYPLLIGFNAVPKAALVPVLVIWFGVGALPAVLTAFLISFFPVVVNVATGLATVEPEPRELLRALGATPWEVFSKVSLPRALPYFFASLKVAVTLAFVGSIISELAASNKGIGVMMNQAASSFQVPLVFGGVLLVSAMGVLLYAVFALVEARLTGWAYRGTPG; encoded by the coding sequence ATGAGCTTAGAGACCGGAACGCCCGGCGTGGCTCCGGTGCCCCTGGCCGCATCTGGGGCCGTGCTCGGACGGCTGCGCCCGCTGGTGCCGCCCACCGTGGCGATCCTGGCGTTCTTCGCGGTGTGGGAACTGGCGTGCCGGCTGCTGAAGATTCCGCCCTTCATCCTGCCCACCCCCAGCGCGTCCGTCGCGGCGGTCGTGCAGTTCGCGCCGGCCGTGGCCGGGCACGCCGTACAGACCCTGGTGACCACCCTGATCGGCTTCGCGCTGAGCGTGGTGCTGGGGGTCGCGCTGGGCGCGCTGGTGGGCCTGAACCGCACCGCGTACCAGGCGCTGTATCCGCTGCTGATCGGCTTCAACGCCGTGCCGAAGGCGGCGCTGGTGCCGGTGCTGGTCATCTGGTTCGGGGTGGGCGCGCTGCCTGCCGTGCTCACCGCCTTCCTGATCTCGTTTTTCCCGGTGGTCGTGAACGTCGCCACGGGCCTGGCGACCGTGGAACCCGAGCCGCGCGAGCTGCTGCGGGCGCTGGGCGCCACGCCGTGGGAGGTCTTCTCGAAGGTGAGCCTGCCGCGCGCCCTGCCGTACTTCTTCGCGTCGCTGAAGGTCGCGGTCACGCTGGCCTTCGTGGGCAGCATCATCAGCGAGCTGGCCGCCAGCAACAAGGGCATCGGCGTGATGATGAACCAGGCCGCCAGTTCCTTCCAGGTGCCGCTGGTGTTCGGCGGCGTGCTGCTGGTGAGCGCCATGGGCGTGCTGCTGTACGCCGTGTTCGCGCTGGTCGAGGCGCGGCTGACCGGCTGGGCGTACCGGGGCACCCCGGGCTGA
- a CDS encoding thymidylate synthase → MQAYLDLMRHVLDNGAVKTDRTGTGTRSVFGAQLRFDLRAGFPLVTTKKVHLKSVIHELLWFLQGSGNVGYLRENGVTIWDEWADERGDLGPVYGVQWRSWPTADGRHIDQIAQVLQQLRTTPDSRRMIVSAWNVGELDQMALPACHALFQFYVADGRLSCQLYQRSADLFLGVPFNIASYALLTMMIAQVVGLEPGEFIWTGGDVHLYENHLEQAREQLSREPRALPRLHLNPEVTDLFAFRYGDFNLEGYHPHPAIRAPVAV, encoded by the coding sequence ATGCAGGCCTACCTCGACCTGATGCGCCACGTGCTGGACAACGGCGCTGTCAAGACCGACCGCACCGGCACCGGCACCCGCTCGGTGTTCGGCGCGCAGTTGCGCTTCGACCTCCGGGCCGGCTTCCCGCTCGTGACCACCAAGAAGGTGCACCTCAAAAGCGTGATCCATGAGCTGCTGTGGTTCTTGCAGGGCAGCGGTAACGTCGGCTACCTGCGCGAGAACGGCGTGACCATCTGGGACGAGTGGGCCGACGAGCGGGGGGACCTCGGGCCGGTGTACGGCGTGCAGTGGCGCTCATGGCCGACCGCTGACGGCCGGCACATCGACCAGATCGCGCAGGTGCTCCAGCAGCTCAGGACCACGCCGGACTCGCGGCGCATGATCGTGTCGGCGTGGAACGTGGGCGAGCTGGATCAGATGGCGTTGCCCGCGTGCCACGCCCTCTTCCAGTTCTACGTGGCGGACGGCCGGCTGTCGTGCCAGCTGTACCAGCGCTCCGCAGACCTGTTCCTGGGCGTGCCCTTCAACATCGCGTCCTACGCCCTGTTGACCATGATGATCGCGCAGGTGGTGGGCCTGGAACCCGGTGAGTTCATCTGGACCGGCGGGGACGTCCACCTGTACGAGAACCACCTCGAGCAGGCGCGCGAGCAGCTGTCGCGCGAGCCCAGAGCGCTCCCGCGTCTGCACCTGAATCCCGAGGTCACGGACCTGTTCGCGTTCCGCTACGGTGACTTCAACCTGGAGGGCTACCACCCGCACCCGGCCATCCGCGCGCCGGTCGCGGTGTGA